A stretch of Triticum aestivum cultivar Chinese Spring chromosome 1D, IWGSC CS RefSeq v2.1, whole genome shotgun sequence DNA encodes these proteins:
- the LOC123182767 gene encoding probable starch synthase 4, chloroplastic/amyloplastic isoform X1, which translates to MACSAAAGVEATALLSPRCPAPSPPDGRSRRRLALASRTRHRSLRAAAQRPHKSTTGADPLNNRANPRSDEAAVSAEKERQRKYNDGDGISNLQLEDLVGLIQNTEKNILLLNQARLQAMEHADKILKEKEALQRKINILETRLSETNAQHKLSSEGNVSDSPLLLEFDVLKEDNILLKEDIEFFKTKLIEIAETEEGIFKLEKERALLDASLRELESRFIAAQANMMKLGPRDAWWEKVEKLEDLLETTANQVEHAAVILDHNHDLQDRLDNLEASLQAANISKFSCSLVDLLQQKVKLVEDRFQACNSEMHSQIELYEHSIVEFHDTLSKLIEESEKRSLENFTGNMPSELWSKISLLIDGWLLEKKIAYNDASMLREMVRKRDSRLREAYLSYRGTENRDVMDSFLKMALPGTSSGLHIAHIAAEMAPVAKVGGLADVISGLGKALQKKGHLVEIILPKYDCMQVDQVSNLKVLDVLVQSYFEGNMFNNKIWTGTVEGLPVYFIEPQHPAMFFSRAQYYGEHDDFKRFTYFSRAALELLYQSGKKVDIIHCHDWQTAFVAPLYWDVYANLGFNSARICFTCHNFEYQGTAPARDLAWCGLDVEHLDRPDRMRDNSHGRINAVKGAIVYSNIVTTVSPTYALEVRSEGGRGLQDTLKVHSRKFLGILNGIDTDTWNPSTDRYLKVQYNAKDLQGKAANKAALREQLNLASAYPSQPLVGCITRLVAQKGVHLIRHAIYKTAELGGQFVLLGSSPVPEIQREFEGIADHFQNNNNIRLILKYDDALSHCIYAASDMFIVPSIFEPCGLTQMIAMRYGSVPIVRKTGGLNDSVFDFDDETIPMEVRNGFTFVKADEQGLSSAMERAFNCYTRKPEVWKQLVQKDMTIDFSWDTSASQYEDIYQKAVARARAVA; encoded by the exons ATGGCgtgctcggcggcggcgggcgtcgagGCGACGGCCCTCCTGTCCCCCCGCTGCCCCGCCCCTTCCCCGCCCGACGgccgctcccgccgccgcctcgccctcgcctccCGGACGCGCCACCGCAGCCTCAG GGCGGCCGCGCAGCGTCCTCACAAGAGCACAACCGGCGCCGACCCCCTTAACAACAGGGCAAATCCAAGGAGCGACGAGGCAGCGGTTTCCGCCGAAAAAGAACGGCAAAGG AAATACAACGATGGAGATGGCATATCAAACCTTCAGCTGGAAGATTTGGTAGGACTGATACAGAACACCGAGAAGA ATATACTTCTTTTGAATCAAGCTCGTCTTCAGGCAATGGAACACGCTGATAAAATTCTTAAAGAAAAGGAAGCCTTGCAGAGGAAGATAAACATTTTAGAGACGAGGTTGTCAGAAACAAATGCACAACATAAGCTTTCAAGTGAAGGGAATGTCAGTGACTCTCCACTATTATTGGAGTTTGATGTTCTAAAGGAAGATAATATTCTACTGAAGGAGGACATAGAATTTTTCAAAACAAAGCTTATAGAGATTGCCGAGACAGAGGAGGGCATATTCAAATTGGAGAAAGAGCGTGCTCTTTTAGATGCTTCCCTTAGGGAGCTGGAGTCCAGATTTATAGCTGCCCAAGCAAATATGATGAAACTTGGTCCTAGGGATGCCTGGTGGGAGAAAGTAGAAAAATTGGAAGACTTGCTTGAGACCACAGCAAACCAAGTAGAGCATGCTGCTGTGATATTGGACCACAATCATGATCTGCAGGATAGGCTTGACAATTTAGAGGCATCACTGCAAGCAGCAAATATTTCAAAGTTCTCTTGTTCTCTTGTTGATCTTTTGCAGCAAAAGGTCAAATTGGTAGAAGACCGCTTCCAAGCATGTAACAGCGAAATGCATTCTCAGATTGAACTGTACGAGCATTCAATAGTGGAATTTCATGATACTCTTAGCAAACTAATAGAGGAAAGTGAGAAAAGATCACTGGAGAATTTTACAGGAAACATGCCTTCAGAATTATGGAGCAAAATTTCCCTTCTAATTGATGGATGGTTACTGGAGAAGAAAATAGCTTACAATGACGCAAGTATGTTACGAGAAATGGTTCGGAAAAGGGACAGTCGCCTTCGGGAAGCGTACTTGTCATACAGAGGTACCGAAAACAGGGATGTTATGGACAGTTTTCTTAAGATGGCATTACCAGGAACCAG TTCTGGTTTGCACATCGCTCACATAGCAGCAGAGATGGCTCCTGTCGCAAAG GTTGGTGGCCTGGCAGATGTGATATCTGGTCTTGGGAAGGCACTTCAGAAAAAAGGGCATCTAGTAGAGATTATTCTTCCCAAATACGACTGCATGCAGGTTGACCAAGTTAGCAATCTAAAG GTTTTAGATGTTCTTGTGCAGTCCTACTTTGAAGGAAATATGTTCAACAACAAAATCTGGACCGGGACTGTTGAAG GCCTACCCGTGTACTTTATTGAGCCACAGCATCCAGCGATGTTCTTTTCGAGGGCTCAGTACTATGGAGAGCATGATGACTTCAAACGTTTTACATACTTCAGCCGTGCGGCACTAGAATTACTTTACCAATCTGGGAAGAAAGTTGATATAATCCACTGCCATGACTGGCAAACTGCATTTGTT GCACCTCTTTATTGGGATGTATATGCAAATCTAGGCTTCAACTCAGCTAGAATTTGCTTCAcctgtcataattttgaatatcaaGGAACTGCTCCAGCTCGTGATTTAGCATGGTGTGGCCTTGATGTTGAGCACCTAGACAGACCAGACAGGATGCGGGACAATTCACATGGAAGAATAAATGCTGTTAAG GGCGCAATTGTGTATTCAAACATCGTAACCACTGTCTCGCCAACATATGCACTAGAGGTTCGCTCAGAG GGTGGGCGTGGACTCCAAGATACACTTAAAGTACATTCCAGGAAATTTCTTGGGATACTTAATGGAATCGACACAGATACATGGAACCCTTCCACAGATAGGTATCTCAAGGTCCAGTACAATGCTAAGGATCTCCAGGGAAAGGCAGCCAACAAAGCAGCCCTCAGAGAGCAACTAAACCTGGCTTCTGCATATCCTTCACAACCACTG GTTGGTTGCATTACCAGGCTAGTTGCTCAGAAGGGTGTACATCTTATCAGGCATGCAATATACAAAACAGCTGAATTAGGAGGACAATTTGTCCTTCTGGGTTCAAGTCCAGTACCAGAAATTCAG AGAGAGTTTGAAGGTATTGCAGACCATTTTCAGAATAACAACAATATCCGGCTGATTTTGAAGTATGATGATGCGCTATCTCATTGCATATATGCTGCGTCTGACATGTTCATTGTCCCCTCTATATTTGAGCCATGTGGCCTCACTCAG ATGATAGCCATGAGATATGGTTCTGTGCCGATTGTTCGGAAAACTGGTGGGCTGAACGACAG TGTCTTTGACTTCGACGACGAAACAATACCCATGGAGGTGCGGAACGGCTTTACATTTGTCAAGGCCGACGAGCAG GGCCTAAGCAGCGCGATGGAAAGGGCGTTCAACTGCTACACGAGGAAGCCCGAGGTGTGGAAACAGCTTGTGCAGAAAGACATGACGATCGATTTCAGCTGGGACACCTCGGCTTCGCAATATGAAGACATCTACCAGAAGGCGGTGGCTCGAGCGAGGGCGGTGGCGTGA
- the LOC123182767 gene encoding probable starch synthase 4, chloroplastic/amyloplastic isoform X2, translated as MHRVAMEHADKILKEKEALQRKINILETRLSETNAQHKLSSEGNVSDSPLLLEFDVLKEDNILLKEDIEFFKTKLIEIAETEEGIFKLEKERALLDASLRELESRFIAAQANMMKLGPRDAWWEKVEKLEDLLETTANQVEHAAVILDHNHDLQDRLDNLEASLQAANISKFSCSLVDLLQQKVKLVEDRFQACNSEMHSQIELYEHSIVEFHDTLSKLIEESEKRSLENFTGNMPSELWSKISLLIDGWLLEKKIAYNDASMLREMVRKRDSRLREAYLSYRGTENRDVMDSFLKMALPGTSSGLHIAHIAAEMAPVAKVGGLADVISGLGKALQKKGHLVEIILPKYDCMQVDQVSNLKVLDVLVQSYFEGNMFNNKIWTGTVEGLPVYFIEPQHPAMFFSRAQYYGEHDDFKRFTYFSRAALELLYQSGKKVDIIHCHDWQTAFVAPLYWDVYANLGFNSARICFTCHNFEYQGTAPARDLAWCGLDVEHLDRPDRMRDNSHGRINAVKGAIVYSNIVTTVSPTYALEVRSEGGRGLQDTLKVHSRKFLGILNGIDTDTWNPSTDRYLKVQYNAKDLQGKAANKAALREQLNLASAYPSQPLVGCITRLVAQKGVHLIRHAIYKTAELGGQFVLLGSSPVPEIQREFEGIADHFQNNNNIRLILKYDDALSHCIYAASDMFIVPSIFEPCGLTQMIAMRYGSVPIVRKTGGLNDSVFDFDDETIPMEVRNGFTFVKADEQGLSSAMERAFNCYTRKPEVWKQLVQKDMTIDFSWDTSASQYEDIYQKAVARARAVA; from the exons ATGCATAGAGTT GCAATGGAACACGCTGATAAAATTCTTAAAGAAAAGGAAGCCTTGCAGAGGAAGATAAACATTTTAGAGACGAGGTTGTCAGAAACAAATGCACAACATAAGCTTTCAAGTGAAGGGAATGTCAGTGACTCTCCACTATTATTGGAGTTTGATGTTCTAAAGGAAGATAATATTCTACTGAAGGAGGACATAGAATTTTTCAAAACAAAGCTTATAGAGATTGCCGAGACAGAGGAGGGCATATTCAAATTGGAGAAAGAGCGTGCTCTTTTAGATGCTTCCCTTAGGGAGCTGGAGTCCAGATTTATAGCTGCCCAAGCAAATATGATGAAACTTGGTCCTAGGGATGCCTGGTGGGAGAAAGTAGAAAAATTGGAAGACTTGCTTGAGACCACAGCAAACCAAGTAGAGCATGCTGCTGTGATATTGGACCACAATCATGATCTGCAGGATAGGCTTGACAATTTAGAGGCATCACTGCAAGCAGCAAATATTTCAAAGTTCTCTTGTTCTCTTGTTGATCTTTTGCAGCAAAAGGTCAAATTGGTAGAAGACCGCTTCCAAGCATGTAACAGCGAAATGCATTCTCAGATTGAACTGTACGAGCATTCAATAGTGGAATTTCATGATACTCTTAGCAAACTAATAGAGGAAAGTGAGAAAAGATCACTGGAGAATTTTACAGGAAACATGCCTTCAGAATTATGGAGCAAAATTTCCCTTCTAATTGATGGATGGTTACTGGAGAAGAAAATAGCTTACAATGACGCAAGTATGTTACGAGAAATGGTTCGGAAAAGGGACAGTCGCCTTCGGGAAGCGTACTTGTCATACAGAGGTACCGAAAACAGGGATGTTATGGACAGTTTTCTTAAGATGGCATTACCAGGAACCAG TTCTGGTTTGCACATCGCTCACATAGCAGCAGAGATGGCTCCTGTCGCAAAG GTTGGTGGCCTGGCAGATGTGATATCTGGTCTTGGGAAGGCACTTCAGAAAAAAGGGCATCTAGTAGAGATTATTCTTCCCAAATACGACTGCATGCAGGTTGACCAAGTTAGCAATCTAAAG GTTTTAGATGTTCTTGTGCAGTCCTACTTTGAAGGAAATATGTTCAACAACAAAATCTGGACCGGGACTGTTGAAG GCCTACCCGTGTACTTTATTGAGCCACAGCATCCAGCGATGTTCTTTTCGAGGGCTCAGTACTATGGAGAGCATGATGACTTCAAACGTTTTACATACTTCAGCCGTGCGGCACTAGAATTACTTTACCAATCTGGGAAGAAAGTTGATATAATCCACTGCCATGACTGGCAAACTGCATTTGTT GCACCTCTTTATTGGGATGTATATGCAAATCTAGGCTTCAACTCAGCTAGAATTTGCTTCAcctgtcataattttgaatatcaaGGAACTGCTCCAGCTCGTGATTTAGCATGGTGTGGCCTTGATGTTGAGCACCTAGACAGACCAGACAGGATGCGGGACAATTCACATGGAAGAATAAATGCTGTTAAG GGCGCAATTGTGTATTCAAACATCGTAACCACTGTCTCGCCAACATATGCACTAGAGGTTCGCTCAGAG GGTGGGCGTGGACTCCAAGATACACTTAAAGTACATTCCAGGAAATTTCTTGGGATACTTAATGGAATCGACACAGATACATGGAACCCTTCCACAGATAGGTATCTCAAGGTCCAGTACAATGCTAAGGATCTCCAGGGAAAGGCAGCCAACAAAGCAGCCCTCAGAGAGCAACTAAACCTGGCTTCTGCATATCCTTCACAACCACTG GTTGGTTGCATTACCAGGCTAGTTGCTCAGAAGGGTGTACATCTTATCAGGCATGCAATATACAAAACAGCTGAATTAGGAGGACAATTTGTCCTTCTGGGTTCAAGTCCAGTACCAGAAATTCAG AGAGAGTTTGAAGGTATTGCAGACCATTTTCAGAATAACAACAATATCCGGCTGATTTTGAAGTATGATGATGCGCTATCTCATTGCATATATGCTGCGTCTGACATGTTCATTGTCCCCTCTATATTTGAGCCATGTGGCCTCACTCAG ATGATAGCCATGAGATATGGTTCTGTGCCGATTGTTCGGAAAACTGGTGGGCTGAACGACAG TGTCTTTGACTTCGACGACGAAACAATACCCATGGAGGTGCGGAACGGCTTTACATTTGTCAAGGCCGACGAGCAG GGCCTAAGCAGCGCGATGGAAAGGGCGTTCAACTGCTACACGAGGAAGCCCGAGGTGTGGAAACAGCTTGTGCAGAAAGACATGACGATCGATTTCAGCTGGGACACCTCGGCTTCGCAATATGAAGACATCTACCAGAAGGCGGTGGCTCGAGCGAGGGCGGTGGCGTGA
- the LOC123182767 gene encoding probable starch synthase 4, chloroplastic/amyloplastic isoform X3: MEHADKILKEKEALQRKINILETRLSETNAQHKLSSEGNVSDSPLLLEFDVLKEDNILLKEDIEFFKTKLIEIAETEEGIFKLEKERALLDASLRELESRFIAAQANMMKLGPRDAWWEKVEKLEDLLETTANQVEHAAVILDHNHDLQDRLDNLEASLQAANISKFSCSLVDLLQQKVKLVEDRFQACNSEMHSQIELYEHSIVEFHDTLSKLIEESEKRSLENFTGNMPSELWSKISLLIDGWLLEKKIAYNDASMLREMVRKRDSRLREAYLSYRGTENRDVMDSFLKMALPGTSSGLHIAHIAAEMAPVAKVGGLADVISGLGKALQKKGHLVEIILPKYDCMQVDQVSNLKVLDVLVQSYFEGNMFNNKIWTGTVEGLPVYFIEPQHPAMFFSRAQYYGEHDDFKRFTYFSRAALELLYQSGKKVDIIHCHDWQTAFVAPLYWDVYANLGFNSARICFTCHNFEYQGTAPARDLAWCGLDVEHLDRPDRMRDNSHGRINAVKGAIVYSNIVTTVSPTYALEVRSEGGRGLQDTLKVHSRKFLGILNGIDTDTWNPSTDRYLKVQYNAKDLQGKAANKAALREQLNLASAYPSQPLVGCITRLVAQKGVHLIRHAIYKTAELGGQFVLLGSSPVPEIQREFEGIADHFQNNNNIRLILKYDDALSHCIYAASDMFIVPSIFEPCGLTQMIAMRYGSVPIVRKTGGLNDSVFDFDDETIPMEVRNGFTFVKADEQGLSSAMERAFNCYTRKPEVWKQLVQKDMTIDFSWDTSASQYEDIYQKAVARARAVA; encoded by the exons ATGGAACACGCTGATAAAATTCTTAAAGAAAAGGAAGCCTTGCAGAGGAAGATAAACATTTTAGAGACGAGGTTGTCAGAAACAAATGCACAACATAAGCTTTCAAGTGAAGGGAATGTCAGTGACTCTCCACTATTATTGGAGTTTGATGTTCTAAAGGAAGATAATATTCTACTGAAGGAGGACATAGAATTTTTCAAAACAAAGCTTATAGAGATTGCCGAGACAGAGGAGGGCATATTCAAATTGGAGAAAGAGCGTGCTCTTTTAGATGCTTCCCTTAGGGAGCTGGAGTCCAGATTTATAGCTGCCCAAGCAAATATGATGAAACTTGGTCCTAGGGATGCCTGGTGGGAGAAAGTAGAAAAATTGGAAGACTTGCTTGAGACCACAGCAAACCAAGTAGAGCATGCTGCTGTGATATTGGACCACAATCATGATCTGCAGGATAGGCTTGACAATTTAGAGGCATCACTGCAAGCAGCAAATATTTCAAAGTTCTCTTGTTCTCTTGTTGATCTTTTGCAGCAAAAGGTCAAATTGGTAGAAGACCGCTTCCAAGCATGTAACAGCGAAATGCATTCTCAGATTGAACTGTACGAGCATTCAATAGTGGAATTTCATGATACTCTTAGCAAACTAATAGAGGAAAGTGAGAAAAGATCACTGGAGAATTTTACAGGAAACATGCCTTCAGAATTATGGAGCAAAATTTCCCTTCTAATTGATGGATGGTTACTGGAGAAGAAAATAGCTTACAATGACGCAAGTATGTTACGAGAAATGGTTCGGAAAAGGGACAGTCGCCTTCGGGAAGCGTACTTGTCATACAGAGGTACCGAAAACAGGGATGTTATGGACAGTTTTCTTAAGATGGCATTACCAGGAACCAG TTCTGGTTTGCACATCGCTCACATAGCAGCAGAGATGGCTCCTGTCGCAAAG GTTGGTGGCCTGGCAGATGTGATATCTGGTCTTGGGAAGGCACTTCAGAAAAAAGGGCATCTAGTAGAGATTATTCTTCCCAAATACGACTGCATGCAGGTTGACCAAGTTAGCAATCTAAAG GTTTTAGATGTTCTTGTGCAGTCCTACTTTGAAGGAAATATGTTCAACAACAAAATCTGGACCGGGACTGTTGAAG GCCTACCCGTGTACTTTATTGAGCCACAGCATCCAGCGATGTTCTTTTCGAGGGCTCAGTACTATGGAGAGCATGATGACTTCAAACGTTTTACATACTTCAGCCGTGCGGCACTAGAATTACTTTACCAATCTGGGAAGAAAGTTGATATAATCCACTGCCATGACTGGCAAACTGCATTTGTT GCACCTCTTTATTGGGATGTATATGCAAATCTAGGCTTCAACTCAGCTAGAATTTGCTTCAcctgtcataattttgaatatcaaGGAACTGCTCCAGCTCGTGATTTAGCATGGTGTGGCCTTGATGTTGAGCACCTAGACAGACCAGACAGGATGCGGGACAATTCACATGGAAGAATAAATGCTGTTAAG GGCGCAATTGTGTATTCAAACATCGTAACCACTGTCTCGCCAACATATGCACTAGAGGTTCGCTCAGAG GGTGGGCGTGGACTCCAAGATACACTTAAAGTACATTCCAGGAAATTTCTTGGGATACTTAATGGAATCGACACAGATACATGGAACCCTTCCACAGATAGGTATCTCAAGGTCCAGTACAATGCTAAGGATCTCCAGGGAAAGGCAGCCAACAAAGCAGCCCTCAGAGAGCAACTAAACCTGGCTTCTGCATATCCTTCACAACCACTG GTTGGTTGCATTACCAGGCTAGTTGCTCAGAAGGGTGTACATCTTATCAGGCATGCAATATACAAAACAGCTGAATTAGGAGGACAATTTGTCCTTCTGGGTTCAAGTCCAGTACCAGAAATTCAG AGAGAGTTTGAAGGTATTGCAGACCATTTTCAGAATAACAACAATATCCGGCTGATTTTGAAGTATGATGATGCGCTATCTCATTGCATATATGCTGCGTCTGACATGTTCATTGTCCCCTCTATATTTGAGCCATGTGGCCTCACTCAG ATGATAGCCATGAGATATGGTTCTGTGCCGATTGTTCGGAAAACTGGTGGGCTGAACGACAG TGTCTTTGACTTCGACGACGAAACAATACCCATGGAGGTGCGGAACGGCTTTACATTTGTCAAGGCCGACGAGCAG GGCCTAAGCAGCGCGATGGAAAGGGCGTTCAACTGCTACACGAGGAAGCCCGAGGTGTGGAAACAGCTTGTGCAGAAAGACATGACGATCGATTTCAGCTGGGACACCTCGGCTTCGCAATATGAAGACATCTACCAGAAGGCGGTGGCTCGAGCGAGGGCGGTGGCGTGA
- the LOC123182768 gene encoding glycerophosphodiester phosphodiesterase GDPDL7 translates to MGARYPLVFLILLILHGTKAAPDPPVPGWLTLSGHRPLVIARGGLSGVVPESSQLAYSMAMGGSLCEVVLFCDLQFSSDGVGFCHGSLRLDNSSNIAEMFADRGSTYQVNGRDVQGWFSLDFKSEELHRVLLLQNVLSRSNTFDRTQELLSLDNVVQSVLAQKGELHVIWVNIEYNSFFLEHGLSGEDYILGLPKEFPVTRVSSPEFAFLKSLSGKVRSDIKLIFRFLREDLVEPTTKRTYGELLKDLKAIKAFASGILVPKQFIWPQNKDMYLEPSTSLVKDAHALGLEVYASGFANDDPCMSYNYSYDPSAEILQYIDNSDFSVDGVLTDNPPTASGAIVCMAHTKGNAFVFPIAKAGAPPGGGENTRPLIITHNGASGVFSDSTDLAYQQAVKDGADIIDCWVRMSKDGVAFCLGSTDLNSSTTAATTFLEKMTTVNEIQNKSGIFSFDLLWSEIQTLKPNLVGPFADARLERNPAAKNAGKFMTLAEFLDFAKASNITGILIGIEHATYLIARSLDVVDAVSKALVKSGYDKETCKQRVLIQSEDAPVLAAFKTFPKFQRVLTIEFDISDASKPSVDEILEFANAVKLRRSSAARVNGFFLEGFTNSLVDRLHAGNLHVYVGVLKNEFMNLAFDYWADPLVEIATDTLSVGADGIVTEFPATAASYFRSPCSNYERKDLPFTINPAEPGGLLQLADRNSVPPAPPPAPVLEPQDILQQQLPVCPNDPMFRTFRCRLGPKETPTGKPEYNINMASLDD, encoded by the exons ATGGGAGCAAGATATCCTCTCGTTTTCTTGATCCTCCTAATTCTTCATGGAACCAAGGCTGCTCCTGATCCTCCAGTACCGGGATGGCTGACTCTGAGTG GTCATCGTCCTCTAGTCATTGCTCGTGGGGGGTTGTCTGGAGTAGTGCCTGAGTCAAGCCAGCTTGCATACAGCATGGCAATGGGAGGTAGCTTGTGTGAGGTGGTTCTGTTCTGCGACCTGCAATTCTCCAGCGATGGTGTGGGCTTCTGCCATGGCAGCTTGAGACTTGACAATTCGTCAAATATTGCTGAGATGTTCGCTGACAGGGGCTCGACTTATCAAGTGAATGGACGAGATGTTCAAGGATGGTTTTCTCTGGATTTCAAATCAGAGGAGCTACATAGAGTCCTAT TGCTTCAGAATGTTTTGTCTCGCTCAAATACATTTGACAGAACACAGGAACTGTTGTCGCTTGACAATGTGGTTCAAAGCGTCTTGGCTCAAAAAGGCGAGCTTCATGTAATTTGGGTCAACATAGAG TACAACTCGTTTTTTCTGGAGCACGGATTAAGTGGCGAAGATTACATATTGGGACTACCAAAAGAATTTCCTGTCACCCGCGTCTCCTCACCAGAATTTGCATTCTTAAAAAGTCTCAGTGGAAAGGTCAGAAGCGATATAAAGTTGATTTTCCGGTTTCTCCGTGAAGACCTTGTTGAGCCTACGACAAAGAGAACATATGGAGAACTTCTGAAAGACCTGAAAGCTATCAAGGCCTTTGCATCGGGGATTCTTGTTCCCAAGCAATTTATTTGGCCACAGAACAAGGATATGTACTTGGAGCCGTCTACCAGTTTGGTCAAAGATGCACATGCCCTAGGGCTGGAAGTGTACGCATCTGGATTTGCCAATGATGATCCCTGTATGAGTTACAACTACAGCTATGATCCCAGCGCGGAAATCTTGCAGTACATAGATAATTCAGACTTCTCGGTCGACGGCGTTTTAACAGACAATCCACCTACCGCATCAGGAGCCATAG TGTGCATGGCACATACCAAGGGCAATGCATTTGTTTTTCCTATTGCTAAAGCTGGAGCTCCTCCAG gaggaggagaaaacACCAGGCCACTGATCATAACCCACAATGGTGCGAGTGGCGTCTTCTCAGACAGCACGGACCTTGCCTACCAACAAGCGGTGAAAGATGGCGCGGATATAATAGATTGCTGGGTCCGGATGTCGAAAGACGGGGTCGCCTTCTGCCTGGGCTCTACAGATCTCAACAGCAGCACGACAGCAGCCACAACTTTCTTGGAAAAAATGACAACTGTCAATGAGATACAGAACAAGTCGGGCATTTTCTCGTTTGATCTCTTATGGAGCGAGATCCAAACCTTAAAAC CCAACCTTGTCGGTCCATTCGCAGACGCACGCCTGGAGAGAAATCCTGCGGCGAAGAACGCTGGCAAATTTATGACACTGGCTGAGTTCCTTGATTTTGCAAAAGCCAGCAACATCACTGGCATACTGATCGGCATAGAG CATGCTACGTACCTTATAGCCAGAAGCCTTGACGTGGTGGATGCGGTCTCCAAAGCGCTTGTCAAGTCCGGGTATGACAAGGAGACCTGTAAGCAGCGCGTGCTCATACAGTCAGAGGACGCCCCGGTGCTTGCGGCGTTCAAGACGTTCCCCAAGTTCCAGCGGGTGCTGACGATCGAGTTCGACATAAGCGACGCCTCCAAGCCTTCGGTGGATGAGATATTAGAGTTTGCAAACGCGGTGAAGCTCAGGCGCAGCTCTGCCGCGCGCGTCAACGGCTTCTTCCTGGAGGGGTTCACCAATTCCTTGGTCGACAGGCTGCATGCGGGCAATTTGCACGTGTATGTCGGCGTCCTCAAGAATGAGTTCATGAACCTCGCGTTCGACTACTGGGCCGACCCCTTGGTGGAGATCGCCACGGACACGTTGTCGGTGGGCGCCGATGGGATCGTGACCGAGTTCCCTGCCACTGCAGCTTCATACTTCA GGAGCCCATGCTCCAACTACGAAAGAAAGGACCTTCCCTTCACGATCAACCCCGCCGAACCCGGCGGCTTGCTCCAGCTGGCTGACAGAAACTCGGTCCCTCCGGCGCCCCCTCCGGCGCCGGTGCTCGAGCCCCAGGACATCCTGCAACAGCAGCTGCCGGTGTGCCCCAACGACCCCATGTTCCGGACCTTCCGCTGCCGCCTGGGGCCCAAGGAGACGCCGACGGGGAAACCTGAGTACAACATCAATATGGCTAGCCTAGACGACTAG